Part of the Vigna angularis cultivar LongXiaoDou No.4 chromosome 1, ASM1680809v1, whole genome shotgun sequence genome, cggatgtcaccatccgtttaaggtaaaacggatgtcgacatccgtttaaggtaaaacggatgtcgacatccgtttaaggtaaaacagATGTCGACATCTGTTTAAGGTAAAACTTAACGCCGTGATTTGAGGTGTAAGAAGAAGTTGATTTGAGGTGTGATgtgaacaattttaaaacacatcagcCATTCAATTTTAGTGAACAATGCCAcgccatcaaaatataaaatacagctCAGCTGAACTTAACGCCGTCTGAGAGCACTTAACGGTTAGAATAAAAttggttcatttttacaaaaaatatgacccaattgagacaaaaaaaaaaaacgataaCCCATTTGAGATTCCCATATAAATACgaggagggtttaaacctttaacttttcatttaaattgtttaccgtatatttattttaaaattaaataggCCTTAGGGTATCCAACATTATTGTGAATGACTTTTACTATTTTCACCTCCTACTTACTAAGTTCAGCTCAATTTTAGAGGAGTGCTAATAGAAATTTGTGTAGTGTGGAGGGTATACTGAATggttaatttaatcttaaaattaaaagatgatAAAAAGTTGGTGAATGAGTGAGTGAAAGGTGAATGGATAGTAGTGGGAGAGTAACCTTAAGCTAACCTATGAGATAGGTGATAGGTGATGTGTGGGGTGTTGGAGGAGCAATCACCACCGTCCAAGTCAGGGCAAAGTGAAGTGAGTGGGTGCGCATAGTGAGAGCGGCGCACGTTAGTCTCTCCCCCCACCAAATCGGTGGTGCCCTCCCTCGTCCTATCCTGTCCACATCTCAAAACCAGCCGCACACCACCACCCACTATGTTACCAAACGCCACCACCACCAAACCCAAACCCACTTTCCCCCACTCTATCTCACCCCTCTTCCACTCTCATTCTCCTTCCTTCCTCTTCCATGGCATCTCCTCCTCCTCCCCCCGATCCTCCCTCCGCCGTCCCTCTAGCCCTCATCCCCCTTCCCCTCCCCGCGCCTACCTCCTCCCGTCGCCTTCCTCCTCCCTGCTGGTCACCCGATGAGACCCTCGCCCTCATCGACGCCTACCGCGACAAGTGGTATTCCCTCGGCCGCGGCAACCTCAAGGCCACCCACTGGCAAGAGGTCGCCGACGCCGTCGCCAACCGCTGCCCCAACGCCTCCCCTCCCAAAACCCCCGTCCAGTGCCGCCACAAAATGGAGAAGCTCCGCAAGCGCTACCGCACCGAGATCCAGCGCGCTCGCTCCCTCCCCGTTTCCCGATTCAACTCCTCCTGGGTTCACTTTAAGCTCATGGACTCCATGGAGAAAGGTCCCTCTCCTGTCAAACCCGAACACGATTCCGATAGTGACAACGATGACGACGACAACGACGATGATCAAGATCTGTACCAAGAGATCAACCAGAACGGCCACACTCGAAGCTTGAACAGGTTGTACAGGAATGGGTTTCCGGGTTCCGGTGCCGGTGGGTTTAGAATTCGAATTCCCACCGGGATGCCCCCTGCTCAACCCGGGTCTGGCTCCAAGATTTTTGGGAAGGTTGGGAATCAGAAATTCAGCCCTAATTTGAATCAAAACCCTAGCCCTAATTCTAATTTcgggaagaagagagagagagacccGGTTGGGGAGGTGGTGGCTGCTATTAAGGTTTTAGGAGATGGATTTGTGAGGATGGAACATATGAAGATGGAGATGGCGAGGGAGATGGAAACTATGCGCATGGAGATGGAAATGAAACGCACTGAGATGATTCTGGAGTCACAACAACGCATTGTTGAGGCCTTTGCCAAGGCAGTTTCAGAAAAGAAGAAGGCCAAGACTGTGTCTTCCCCTCAGCAGCCCTAAGGTCAAGGTTTCCAGTATTGTTTGCTTGTTTAGATATTGCATTGCTGTTaccattttttcttcttgtaaTTTTAAGGTCACGGTGTTAGGTTGGTGTTGGATGAATGGAGGATGTAGTTTTAGATATTCATTTTGTAGTTGTGATTTTCTTGCTGTCTTTTTCTTATGTTTAAATAAAACCAGAAGACAGAATCTCTTGCAAAATTGGTTTGTGTATTATGGATTTATTAAGAGTCACTACTAATAGAGTTATTGGGCAAGCCATGGTCTTTGTTTGTGTGTGGGGGGACTGGGATTTTGTTCAGGACGTCACAACTGTCATGTTTAAATGGTGGtattaatcttaaaaataagAGTATCACGAATTCACCATTGATTGTCTTCTGAGCACAGGATTCTGgatttcatctgaatattcattTTTGTCTGTTTCCTGGGCATGCTATTTCCTGCTGCATCTGTCTGCTATTTGTGGGGATTCTGGCTTAGACTAGATCACTCGTTGGCTTGCCGGAACCTGCTGTAGTAGCTCATCATCATGCTTTTGGGATATCTTGTAgcaaaaaaataatgtaaagtAAATATGTCAATTGAGTATGAAAGCATACTATTAGTAGAGTAGAAATGAGAAATCTTATATAAAGCTTCAGTCAGAAGAGAAAGCTATGTAAAAAACTAACTGCATTTTACTATCAAGGACTAAGTTGAAGTTTCAAAACAACACACTTCATCAGAAAAGATGAACCATTCACTCTGAATTCTTAGCTGAGATCTACTGTaagaaaaaaccaattttcatTAACTGAGTTTTATGTTTCATTAAGCAAGGTTTACATATAGCCTTACATCTTTGTATTTActaacatcaattttttttgaGATCCTATGTATGTATGTGATTTACATATAATAGAGattttttcctttggttttttACTGGACACATTGatcaattaaaatatgataacattttatttttctatatataatatttaataatgatttgaattatttttcaaataaatcagaCAAAAAAAGGTCAATGTTTTTTAttggtaatatttttattttatacttacattgatcatttaaaatatgttttaaacattttttatgtataatattcaataataatttgaattattttttaaaaatacaattgaCAAAAAAAGATGTCgatgcattttatttttattttgtactttaGGTTATATCAAGTGACTACTAGCACAtacattaaaatatgattatatctATCGTGCTggtagttattttttatttttgggtttTTTCTGTTACAATTAGTTATCTTTTTGgttttttcattataatatagGTTTAATAATTTCATGTCTCCCTTTTTTGTTAAAAGTTTCGAATttgtctttcaattttttttttcaataagtTGAAATGTGACTTTTGTTGTTAAATTGgttgaaaagttttaaaatatcagTGATTAAGCATTAGGTCTTTTAAACAATGTGGAACGATAAAGATgataatttatgaaattttatattttttaaatagaaaattccCTGATTCGTGATCTCTTGCCAGGATTGTTCTTGAAAAGTTTGGCATTCAATCTTTGATATCTTTACTATAAATCCACGACATTAGAACGGAGAACATACCACGATGTAATGAAGATGTTTGGATCACTGTACCATATCCAGTTTTGTCAATCTACAACAATTATGGACATTGCTTTCATAATCATTCCTTCATGCCTCTTCTTATGTTTCTTTGGTCGCACATTAGGTGAAGATGAATCAGGGAAGCGAATAAACTTCTTTCCCTAAACTCccttaatttcaaatttgaataaacTCTATGTAATTGCTTTTCGTATCCCCAAACTAAACGACGAAGTTAGTCCctaatatttagaaaaattatgttttattaaattttcttcaatttgaaTAAATCATAATTTCTGTGATTGCTTTCCctaatttaaataagaaaaggtGAATTCACTGATATTGATCTTTAACCCCTTGACAGGTCAAATATATGAGTTGTTCTTGAAAACTTTAGCTTTTGATCTTTCATATCTTTGCCTGAAGTCCACGACATTAGAATGGAAAACATGTCATAATGCAAAGAAAGTATCTGGATCACTACACCATATCCAGTTTTGTTAAACTGGGCAACAACTGTGGACATTGCTGTCGTAATCCCTCTTTCATAACTCTTCTTATGTTTCTTTAGCCACATCTTAGGTGAAGATGAATCAGGGAAGTGAATACAACTTTTTTCCAAACtcttataatttcaaatttgaatgaaccctaatttttgtGATTGTTTTTTATCCCTAAATCTCAATAAAACTATGAAGTCAAATCCTAATTCAATCCCTAATTCTCAAAAGAAAACATTGACATCTGGAAAAAGTAGAGCAGGAAAGCTAAAGAGATAgccatttttaaaaatatatataaccatTCTAATATAAAGGTTTATTCTCAAACAGACTCTAAAACCATGAGACATGGGATTCACTTTCAAGCGaaattgatgtaaattttaataatacaaatttaaattatttctcaaacattttataatataatttattttttttcctactcTTCTTTTAAATGGATTAACTTACCTTGTGTTCTTCTCTTATTGTTACTTGTGTTTTTTCAATACACTTATCTTTTGGGAGACTGTATAATAATTTAGAagataaaatcttttattttttttagagaatTGTATCaaagttattatttatattttgaaatattttgaaaaaacctAAGAAATGTCATTTTCAATTGCAGtagtctttaaatttaaatttaaatttattaagtaatgatttaaagtttttgaatttatatttgaaGTATTACACGTGATATAATAATGACGTAagacatatttttaaaaaatataaataaaaatatttcgaaAATAGGTATGAACATGACAACtcaatataacaaaaatatctaattaaattaaaaaaaaactaggatggtttaattaaaatagttgtTGCTATAgtaactattaaataaataaaaaaacatttagagGGTTGAATTGGATGGTGTCTTAGATTAGGGTGAAATCCCAAAGAACATGGGCGAACAAGGACATATTGAGGTCAGTTTTAACGCCGTTCTATTTGCTGCAATGCAAATGCCAACAATACTACTGGCATCTTCTTCCATCACTAATATTCTATTCTCACACATTCATCCGTATCAGTTTCCTCTCCGCTCCACAGATCATCCACATCATGCGAGGTCATGATTGGATCAACAACTCGCTTCCCGATGAGTTAATCGTCGAAATATTTTCCCATCTCCACACTAAGTCCATCCGGGACGCCTGCTCCCTCGTTTGCCGCCGCTGGTTCCGCCTCGAACGCCGAACCCGAGCCACCCTCCGAATCGGCGCCACCCACCTCTTCCTCGACCTCCTCCCCACCCGCTTCTCTAGTCTAAGAAACCTCTACATCGACGAACGCCTCTCCATTCCCATCCAACATGTCCGTTCAATCATTTCTTTTCGTTCCATTCTCGCATTTGCATTTGCATCTTTATTTCTAATTGGCATTTCGTTGTTTTCTTTAGGGAAGGAAACGGCCCGCCGATAAAGATAGCTATTTCGAGTCCACTTGTTTAACCGATACTGGTTTGTCTTCACTCGGGGAAGGCTTCCCCAAACTTCACATATTGGGCTTAATCTGGTGTTCCAATGTCTCTAGCGATGGCTTGACATCCTTTGCTCGGAAATGCAGTTCTCTCAAAGCCTTGGACTTACAAGTATGTTGTTTTTTCTGTTAATTCCATTTCCGTTTCTCTTTCACCCAATATCTGTATTTAATTAGTCACCGCTATTTAGATTAGATgtctgttttctgtatgaatgCATTACTTGCCTTAGTATCTCTCAATATCTACAACTCTATACGCCCTATTTGCAGTTATAATTACTGGTTTTCCTTTAGGGTTGTTATGTCGGGGATCAAGGTCTGGCTGCTGTTGGACAGTTTTGCAAGCATCTTGAAAATTTGAATCTGCGCTTCTGCGAAGGCTTGACTGATTCGGGTTTGGTTGATTTAGCAGTAGGTGTGGGAAAATCTTTGAAATCTCTTGGTGTGGCGGCTTGTGCTAAGATAACTGATATCTCGATGGAGGCTGTAGGATCAAACTGCTGTTCCCTTGAGACATTGTCCTTGGAT contains:
- the LOC108331367 gene encoding trihelix transcription factor ENAP1, with product MASPPPPPDPPSAVPLALIPLPLPAPTSSRRLPPPCWSPDETLALIDAYRDKWYSLGRGNLKATHWQEVADAVANRCPNASPPKTPVQCRHKMEKLRKRYRTEIQRARSLPVSRFNSSWVHFKLMDSMEKGPSPVKPEHDSDSDNDDDDNDDDQDLYQEINQNGHTRSLNRLYRNGFPGSGAGGFRIRIPTGMPPAQPGSGSKIFGKVGNQKFSPNLNQNPSPNSNFGKKRERDPVGEVVAAIKVLGDGFVRMEHMKMEMAREMETMRMEMEMKRTEMILESQQRIVEAFAKAVSEKKKAKTVSSPQQP